In the Pseudochaenichthys georgianus chromosome 1, fPseGeo1.2, whole genome shotgun sequence genome, one interval contains:
- the serping1 gene encoding plasma protease C1 inhibitor: MKQQALLCLLLQLAFELSSGTNIWVVPGSSLELPCFSFQTDFLGAAITWKFNGNEINANTPNGSPRVKQGGRYLFISPVTAAKEGDYSCLIKEYDREMITTYNVRVDASFNYSIKVIKGSTAHLPCHFQPAGEVKANALWFKETGLGNELLNPEGDNRVERLYPLDHDQTIIIRDVGMEDAGTYLCRSAEGAKLSSVNVIVEVGPTPPPHSCSGFTTPWEPCQDENSRTGEPMLQESITEFSMKLYSYLRESQPSSNLLFSPISIIGALSHLLLGARGDTRKAIERAVCVPHDFHCVHLQMKKLREKLAGSLQMASQIYYNPEINLNQSFIDQSIQFYDAKPIMLLDTSENNTEMINSWVANKTNNKIQHLVDSVSPSTQLMLLNAVSFTGQWKVKYEMKPRKGLFTKLDGDLVNVQLLYHPKYMVTMTYVVQLKAQVVRLALTGDSSLYILLPSSRKVSDLQLVEEGLTDTAVRQMIQEVQKTTPEHVEVTLPKIELDVQPDMNMLIKKLGLSSLFESSNLCGLYSEEKVVLDDARHRAFLSLNEQGVEAGAVTTISFSRTFPSFSALRPFIMLLWSDTANVPLFIGRVTDP; the protein is encoded by the exons ATGAAACAACAGGCTTTACTTTGCCTCTTGCTGCAGCTCGCTTTTGAG CTTTCTTCAGGGACAAATATTTGGGTGGTACCTGGTTCCAGTCTGGAGCTGCCATGTTTCTCGTTTCAAACTGACTTCCTTGGAGCGGCCATCACCTGGAAATTCAATG GTAATGAGATAAATGCCAATACTCCGAATGGCTCGCCTAGAGTTAAACAGGGTGGCAGGTATCTTTTTATATCTCCTGTTACTGCTGCCAAAGAGGGCGATTACTCATGTTTGATAAAGGAATACGATAGGGAGATGATAACAACATACAACGTTAGAGTTGATG CATCCTTTAACTATAGCATTAAGGTTATCAAAGGCTCCACTGCTCACCTCCCGTGCCATTTCCAACCTGCCGGGGAAGTCAAAGCCAATGCACTTTGGTTTAAAGAGACAGGTCTTGGCAATGAGCTGTTGAATCCTGAAGGAGATAACAGAGTGGAGCGGCTGTATCCACTGGACCATGATCAGACCATCATCATCAGAGATGTTGGCATGGAGGATGCTGGGACTTACCTTTGTCGATCTGCTGAGGGGGCAAAGCTGAGCTCTGTAAATGTCATTGTTGAAG TTGGTCctactcctcctcctcactcGTGCAGCGGCTTCACCACACCATGGGAGCCCTGCCAGGACGAGAACAGTCGCACAGGGGAACCCATGTTGCAGGAATCCATCACAGAGTTTTCCATGAAGTTGTATTCATACCTCAGAGAATCACAACCCTCCAGCAACCTGCTCTTCTCTCCTATCAGTATCATCGGGGCACTGTCCCATTTGTTGTTAG GTGCAAGGGGGGACACCCGTAAAGCCATTGAGAGGGCTGTCTGTGTGCCTCACGACTTCCACTGTGTCCACCTGCAGATGAAGAAGCTGAGAGAGAAGTTGGCCGGTTCCTTGCAGATGGCTTCTCAGATCTACTATAACCCAG AAATCAATCTGAACCAGTCCTTTATTGACCAGTCCATCCAGTTCTATGATGCAAAACCCATCATGCTACTGGATACCAGCGAGAACAACACAGAGATGATCAACAGCTGGGTGGCAAATAAAACCAACAATAAAATCCAGCATTTGGTCGACTCGGTGTCACCGAGTACACAGCTGATGCTGCTCAACGCTGTCTCCTTTACAG GTCAGTGGAAGGTCAAATATGAAATGAAACCCAGGAAAGGGCTCTTCACAAAATTGGATGGTGATCTGGTGAATGTACAGCTTCTTTATCACCCGAAATACATGGTGACTATGACGTATGTAGTCCAGCTAAAGGCACAG GTGGTGAGGCTTGCTCTCACTGGTGACAGCAGTCTTTACATCCTGCTGCCTAGCTCCAGAAAAGTGTCTGACCTGCAGCTGGTGGAAGAGGGTCTGACGGATACAGCTGTGCGTCAAATGATACAGGAAGTACAAAAAACAACCCCTGAGCATGTGGAGGTCACTCTGCCCAAAATCGAGTTGGATGTCCAGCCAGACATGAACATGCTCATCAAGAAATTGG GACTGTCATCCCTCTTTGAGAGTTCCAACCTGTGTGGTCTCTACTCCGAAGAGAAGGTAGTTCTAGATGATGCCCGACACAGAGCCTTCCTCTCACTGAATGAACAAGGAGTGGAGGCCGGGGCCGTCACCACCATTTCCTTCTCTCGCACCTTCCCGTCCTTCTCTGCCCTGCGGCCCTTCATCATGCTGTTGTGGAGTGACACGGCCAATGTGCCGCTCTTTATTGGCAGAGTGACCGACCCATGA
- the aip gene encoding AH receptor-interacting protein encodes MEEEARKLLEEGIVKKLISPGKGERSTFPNGTKVVFHYRTSLCDGTVLDDSRTMGGRSKPMELILGKKFKLAAWERVVITMRQGEVAEFNCENKHTSLYPLVSQSLRNISAGKDPLEGQRHCCGIAQIHSHHSLGHNDLDNLQANPQPLLFTIDLLEVLAPGSFQLDVWAMTDEEKLELVPQIHEEGNTLFKQGKITEATEKYYNGIACLKNLQMKEHPGDEVWVKLDHLITPLLLNFCQCKLLQGQYYEVIEHCSALVFKYEDNLKAYYKRAKAHAAVWNEVEARVDFNKVLELDPSLGPSVAKELKAMEDRIRNKEKEEKGRYKGLFNYTEPPATATTG; translated from the exons ATGGAGGAAGAGGCACGTAAGCTTCTCGAGGAAGGAATTGTAAAGAAATTGATCAGTCCTGGCAAAGGAGAGCGATCGACCTTTCCCAATGGAACCAAG GTGGTCTTCCACTACCGCACCAGCCTGTGTGATGGCACAGTGCTGGATGACTCCCGGACCATGGGGGGCCGCAGCAAACCCATGGAGCTCATTTTAGGCAAGAAGTTTAAACTAGCTGCGTGGGAGAGAGTGGTCATCACCATGAGACAAGGCGAAGTTGCGGAATTTAATTGTGAAAATAAG CACACATCACTGTACCCACTCGTGTCCCAGTCCCTGAGAAACATCAGTGCTGGTAAGGACCCCCTGGAAGGCCAGAGGCATTGCTGCGGCATTGCCCAGATTCACTCCCATCACTCTCTGGGGCATAACGACCTGGATAATCTTCAAGCCAATCCGCAGCCTCTTCTCTTCACCATCGATCTGCTGGAG GTTCTGGCTCCAGGATCGTTCCAGCTTGATGTGTGGGCGATGACAGACGAAGAGAAATTGGAGCTCGTGCCTCAGATCCATGAGGAGGGCAACACGCTTTTCAAGCAGGGCAAAATTACAGAAGCTACAGAAAAGTACTACAATGGCATTGCCTGCCTAAAAAATCTACAGATGAAG GAACATCCCGGAGACGAGGTATGGGTAAAGTTGGACCATTTGATCACACCACTGCTCCTCAACTTCTGCCAGTGCAAGCTGCTCCAGGGCCAGTACTACGAAGTCATCGAACACTGCTCAGCACTCGTCTTCAAATATGAGG ACAATTTGAAGGCCTACTATAAGCGTGCTAAGGcccacgctgctgtgtggaatGAGGTGGAGGCCAGGGTGGACTTTAATAAGGTTTTGGAGCTGGACCCCTCTCTGGGACCGTCTGTTGCCAAGGAGCTGAAGGCCATGGAGGACAGGATCCGCAacaaagagaaggaggaaaaggGTCGCTACAAGGGCCTTTTCAACTACACCGAACCACCAGCCACTGCTACTACA GGTTGA
- the tmem134 gene encoding transmembrane protein 134 — MATQFSIDDAFVLDGDEEEAVSDGDTEGWKSKDKDREGAEMTFGPLTFSKPQTHPSPAAAPGSPEHSNLKYQNLENEDVLVSNGNSSFNNFFKISDPATLSYCSSQWSFSTLSSVNHLSAHCCGWVSHPLVKKNRRVVLASFLLLITGVALIFTGVVIQLNPVVGVSSAIFFVPGFLLFIPGVYHVIYISCAVRGRRGFKLFYLPYFEK; from the exons ATGGCCACACAGTTTAGTATCGATGATGCCTTTGTGTTGGATGGAGATGAGGAGGAAGCAGTGTCTGATGGAGACACCGAGGGATGGAAGAGCAAAGACAAGGACAGGGAAGGAGCAGAGATGACATTTGGTCCTCTAACTTTCTCCAAACCTCAGACTCATCCCtcgcctgctgctgctcccggcTCCCCTGAACACAGTAACCTAAAGTATCAG AATCTGGAAAATGAAGACGTCTTGGTCAGCAATGGGAATTCCTCTTTCAATAACTTCTTCAAAATCAG CGACCCTGCGACTCTGTCTTACTGCAGCTCGCAGTGGTCCTTCAGCACCTTGAGTTCTGTCAATCACCTTTCTGCTCATTGCTGTGG GTGGGTGTCCCATCCGCTCGTGAAGAAAAACAGAAGAGTTGTTCTGGCTTCTTTCCTTCTCCTCATCACTGGAGTTG CTCTTATTTTCACAGGTGTTGTCATCCAGCTGAATCCAGTTGTCG GGGTTTCAAGTGCTATTTTCTTTGTACCTGGATTTCTTCTCTTCATCCCTGGCG TGTACCATGTGATATACATCAGCTGTGCTGTCCGTGGAAGAAGAGGCTTCAAATTGTTCTACCTAccttattttgaaaaataa